From a single Vibrio toranzoniae genomic region:
- a CDS encoding LolA family protein, with product MSLFKRSRKHISVLLLGLAAMMSSDLATANQNTAPVGFISELQTVLSENNIVRGEFTQTRNMEMFAQPLTSQGTFLLDKSSGLLWTQTSPFPVNLVLTDNKLSQRFADQPAKIITDKENPMAFYFSHIFLSVFHGDTQKLQEQFSLSFEAATIQSPDEKTGNNSWTLILTPKSAPMNAVFEAITLQGNSDIERIELKEIRGDSTVIEFSQLSNQPEVLSDAEAQQFQL from the coding sequence ATGAGTCTGTTTAAACGCAGTCGTAAACACATCAGCGTCTTGCTGTTAGGACTCGCTGCGATGATGTCGAGTGACCTTGCTACCGCGAATCAGAACACCGCTCCCGTCGGTTTTATTTCAGAGCTGCAAACGGTGCTCAGCGAAAATAACATTGTTCGTGGCGAGTTTACTCAAACACGCAATATGGAAATGTTTGCCCAACCTTTGACGTCACAAGGTACATTCCTGTTAGACAAATCAAGTGGCCTACTTTGGACGCAAACGTCACCGTTTCCGGTGAACTTGGTGCTCACCGACAACAAATTGAGCCAAAGGTTTGCCGACCAACCCGCTAAAATCATCACCGATAAAGAAAACCCAATGGCGTTTTATTTCAGCCATATTTTCCTATCAGTGTTCCACGGTGATACACAAAAACTTCAAGAACAATTCTCTCTGTCGTTCGAGGCTGCAACAATACAAAGCCCAGACGAGAAAACAGGCAACAATTCATGGACGCTTATCCTAACGCCAAAAAGTGCACCAATGAATGCGGTATTTGAAGCCATCACGCTACAAGGCAACAGTGATATTGAGCGAATCGAGCTAAAAGAGATTCGTGGAGACAGCACGGTGATCGAATTCAGCCAGCTAAGCAATCAACCGGAAGTATTATCAGATGCCGAAGCGCAACAATTTCAACTCTAA
- a CDS encoding MMPL family transporter, translating into MPKRNNFNSKLALVWLIVVVLFSGLLIKQFAFSSSVPIESNIMKLLPENQQDPMVEQAFQQISNSMSEQVVFILSGSDIKSTMAATQAFETSLNQDAFSDNSVLFKHVQGKINASTQSQWSDFYFRHRAQLLTEQQKETLTHAPESRAQYVIQSLYNPFSGVTATELTLDPFLLFRDYISEVGTRSSNFGINEGYLTAQSQDQSHILVTATLAGSPYSLAIQEQLPVLDALERKIEKQFDVKVQHTGVVFYANYGTQSAKSEISTIGLGSLAGVILLVWLTFRSALPLALSLLSISTGLLVALASTVAIFGKVHLFSLVFGASLIGVSIDYSFHYLTDRLAAGSEWQSDKGLKHIFIAITLGLITSLIGYLGLLVAPFPGLQQLALFSSIGLIAAYASVVCWYPVLAFKPSQERALPLASLWCTWLNLWSKPKFKIGLPLVVTVVSLASISQVRYDDDIRQLQAMPDELKQQEQAISEISGLGSAQNMLLVTANSNQTLLNKLALISSELDSLVDQQGISGYRSVNQHLPSEQEQHENYQLVKQLYANQSATLQTTLGWSSFPELPKYHPITLDEFLASPVSEPIRPLWLKPINNQAASVIMIKDVTNSELFSQWLDSSFAQQQGVKYLNKADEISSLFAEYRVKITELLLIAFAAIGMVLVWRYGVKQSLLMLLPSLIAGVAGLAVTGALGSTLNLFNLLGLILILGIGIDYTLFFAEQKKSLSTLLAITLSGLTTLLSFGLLSLSQTHAIHSFGITVLTGIFVAWLLSPLAINSEQATEKTKPREAFR; encoded by the coding sequence ATGCCGAAGCGCAACAATTTCAACTCTAAGCTTGCCCTTGTCTGGCTAATTGTCGTGGTGCTGTTTAGCGGACTGTTGATCAAACAGTTCGCTTTTTCTTCTTCAGTGCCTATCGAAAGCAACATCATGAAATTGCTACCTGAGAATCAGCAAGATCCTATGGTTGAACAAGCTTTTCAGCAGATTTCCAACTCGATGAGTGAGCAAGTAGTATTCATCTTGAGTGGCTCCGATATCAAGAGCACCATGGCGGCAACCCAAGCCTTTGAGACATCACTCAATCAAGATGCCTTTTCTGACAATTCAGTACTCTTCAAGCATGTTCAAGGCAAGATCAACGCCAGCACACAAAGCCAATGGAGTGACTTCTATTTTCGTCATCGCGCTCAATTGCTGACCGAACAACAGAAAGAAACATTAACTCATGCACCAGAATCACGTGCTCAATATGTGATTCAATCCTTGTACAACCCTTTTTCAGGCGTGACAGCGACCGAGTTAACCTTAGACCCGTTCCTGTTATTTCGTGACTATATAAGCGAGGTTGGCACCCGTTCTAGTAACTTTGGGATTAATGAAGGTTATCTAACCGCACAATCACAAGATCAATCACACATTCTTGTTACCGCGACGTTAGCTGGCTCTCCTTATAGCTTAGCGATTCAAGAACAACTTCCTGTATTAGACGCTTTAGAGCGAAAAATTGAGAAGCAATTTGACGTCAAAGTTCAGCATACTGGCGTGGTTTTCTATGCCAATTACGGTACTCAAAGTGCGAAGTCTGAAATCAGCACCATTGGCTTAGGCTCATTGGCTGGCGTAATTTTATTGGTATGGCTGACGTTTCGTAGCGCGCTGCCACTTGCTTTGTCTTTACTCTCAATCAGCACGGGATTATTAGTCGCACTGGCGAGCACCGTCGCCATCTTCGGTAAAGTCCACCTATTTAGCTTGGTGTTTGGCGCAAGCTTAATTGGTGTATCCATCGATTACTCCTTTCATTACCTCACTGACCGTTTGGCAGCAGGAAGCGAGTGGCAGAGCGATAAAGGCCTAAAACATATCTTCATTGCGATCACTCTAGGTTTAATCACCAGCCTGATCGGCTACCTAGGGTTGCTGGTTGCACCCTTCCCAGGTCTACAGCAACTCGCTCTGTTTTCATCGATCGGGCTTATTGCCGCGTATGCCAGTGTGGTGTGTTGGTATCCAGTATTAGCCTTCAAGCCAAGCCAAGAGCGTGCACTTCCGTTGGCTAGCCTTTGGTGCACATGGCTAAACTTGTGGAGTAAACCCAAGTTTAAAATCGGCTTACCTTTAGTAGTGACCGTGGTGAGTTTGGCGTCAATCAGCCAAGTTCGTTATGACGACGATATCCGCCAGCTACAAGCGATGCCTGACGAGCTTAAACAACAAGAGCAAGCCATCTCTGAGATCTCAGGACTAGGTAGTGCTCAGAACATGCTATTGGTGACGGCGAACAGCAATCAGACGTTACTGAACAAATTAGCGTTGATCAGCTCGGAATTAGATTCGTTGGTCGATCAGCAGGGCATCTCTGGCTATCGCAGCGTCAATCAGCATCTGCCAAGTGAGCAAGAGCAACACGAAAACTATCAGTTGGTTAAGCAGCTCTACGCTAACCAAAGCGCGACCTTACAAACCACACTCGGTTGGTCGAGCTTCCCAGAGCTACCAAAATACCACCCCATCACACTGGATGAGTTTTTGGCATCTCCGGTATCCGAGCCGATTCGCCCTCTTTGGTTAAAACCAATCAATAACCAAGCAGCGTCGGTTATCATGATCAAGGATGTCACCAATTCAGAGCTGTTCTCTCAATGGCTCGATTCAAGCTTTGCTCAACAACAAGGCGTGAAGTACCTCAATAAAGCCGATGAGATCTCATCTCTGTTTGCTGAATACCGAGTTAAGATTACCGAGCTATTATTGATAGCGTTTGCGGCTATTGGCATGGTGTTAGTTTGGCGCTATGGCGTGAAACAAAGTCTGTTGATGCTGCTGCCGTCATTGATTGCAGGCGTAGCGGGTTTAGCGGTGACTGGGGCTTTAGGCTCAACACTGAACCTGTTTAATCTGCTTGGTTTGATTCTGATTTTAGGGATTGGTATCGACTACACCCTGTTCTTTGCTGAACAGAAGAAGTCACTAAGCACCTTATTGGCGATCACCTTATCTGGTCTCACAACATTGCTTTCATTCGGCTTACTGTCGTTGAGTCAGACTCATGCTATTCATAGCTTCGGTATTACCGTGCTAACTGGTATTTTTGTAGCGTGGCTGCTTTCCCCACTCGCAATCAACAGCGAACAAGCCACAGAAAAAACTAAACCTCGCGAGGCTTTTAGATGA
- a CDS encoding DUF3261 domain-containing protein, whose product MNKTIKIALAVGLGLLLSACSMVSQQPTGASVAIDKDTELALPLPAELGYSFTASQLISATWQDDTQQLPVQVEVTPEKVVLAGFSSWGTRILSLQYQNQAIDTQVLSGLGATLPQPEQVLFNLMLTLWPVEAWAQPLQSIGWHLVDTDNSRTVFDDNQQAIIRIDYQAAPGAHKTAGNIVFKHLTQGYNITIQTLNSTIVDNPSKS is encoded by the coding sequence ATGAACAAAACAATCAAGATAGCGCTCGCCGTTGGATTGGGCTTACTACTCAGCGCTTGTTCGATGGTGTCTCAACAGCCAACAGGCGCAAGTGTCGCAATCGACAAAGACACAGAGCTAGCCTTGCCGCTGCCTGCTGAACTGGGATACTCATTTACCGCGAGCCAGTTGATCAGCGCAACATGGCAAGACGATACCCAGCAACTGCCTGTTCAAGTTGAAGTCACCCCCGAGAAGGTCGTTTTAGCGGGTTTCTCTTCTTGGGGAACGCGCATCCTATCGCTGCAATACCAAAACCAAGCGATTGATACGCAAGTGCTATCTGGCCTTGGGGCAACATTACCGCAGCCCGAACAGGTGCTATTTAATTTAATGCTGACTCTATGGCCGGTCGAAGCGTGGGCTCAGCCTCTGCAAAGTATCGGCTGGCACTTGGTCGACACAGACAACAGTCGCACCGTGTTTGATGACAACCAACAGGCAATCATTCGAATTGATTATCAAGCCGCCCCCGGTGCACACAAAACGGCAGGCAATATTGTCTTCAAACATTTGACCCAAGGCTACAACATCACCATACAAACGTTGAACTCAACGATTGTCGATAACCCAAGTAAGAGCTAA
- a CDS encoding beta-ketoacyl-[acyl-carrier-protein] synthase family protein, whose amino-acid sequence MPIYIQDCGFHSALGSSIADIHGCLKDERESNMVEVSDMLNDGKHTVVGKIASELPDIPPAQAQYTTRNNQLALSALNQIEDSIEQAKSQFGADRIAVVIGTSTSGISDGEAAFKHKLAHGEFPEHYHYSKQELGNTSEFVSQHCALTGPSYVISTACSSSGRVFLTAQRLLDSGMADAVLVGGVDTLCRLTLNGFHGLEALSTTHCQPFSATRDGINIGEAAAFMLLSKAKLNATNTTPNTSSIALLGCGDSSDAHHISAPHPEGNGAEQAIRKALNSANLQAEDIGYINAHGTATPLNDSMESKAIHRIFANKVPVSSTKPLTGHTLGAASAIEAAIAWHILKYDLPLPLQKCQDKAEDIEIDLVNCSQKLKVKNILSNSFAFGGNNISLIFGVVND is encoded by the coding sequence ATGCCTATTTATATCCAAGACTGTGGTTTCCACTCAGCGTTAGGCTCAAGTATTGCTGACATTCATGGCTGCCTCAAAGACGAACGTGAATCAAACATGGTTGAAGTGAGCGATATGCTGAACGACGGCAAGCACACTGTCGTTGGCAAAATCGCAAGTGAGCTACCAGACATACCACCAGCTCAAGCGCAATATACCACTCGCAACAATCAGCTGGCACTGTCGGCTCTTAATCAAATTGAAGACTCTATCGAGCAGGCAAAGTCACAATTTGGCGCAGATAGAATTGCAGTGGTTATCGGCACCAGCACTTCGGGGATTTCGGACGGTGAGGCAGCATTCAAACATAAACTGGCACACGGTGAATTTCCTGAGCATTACCACTACTCGAAACAAGAGTTAGGCAATACCTCTGAATTTGTTAGCCAACATTGTGCATTAACAGGACCAAGCTATGTGATATCTACCGCCTGCTCATCAAGTGGCCGTGTATTTCTCACTGCCCAACGTTTGCTAGATTCAGGCATGGCTGATGCTGTGTTAGTGGGTGGTGTGGATACACTGTGTAGGCTGACGCTCAATGGTTTTCATGGTCTTGAAGCCCTTTCGACCACACATTGTCAGCCATTTAGTGCCACTAGAGATGGCATCAACATAGGTGAAGCAGCGGCGTTTATGTTGCTCAGCAAAGCAAAACTGAATGCTACCAATACAACCCCAAACACATCAAGCATTGCTCTATTAGGCTGTGGGGATAGCTCTGATGCACACCATATTTCAGCACCTCACCCTGAAGGGAATGGCGCTGAGCAAGCCATTAGAAAAGCGTTAAATTCTGCTAACTTACAAGCAGAAGACATCGGTTACATTAATGCTCACGGCACTGCGACACCACTTAATGATTCAATGGAAAGCAAAGCCATTCATCGTATTTTTGCAAACAAGGTTCCCGTTAGCTCAACCAAGCCGCTCACCGGGCATACTCTAGGAGCGGCAAGTGCGATTGAGGCTGCAATTGCATGGCATATTTTGAAATATGACTTACCGCTTCCCTTACAAAAATGTCAGGATAAAGCTGAAGATATTGAGATTGATTTGGTAAACTGTTCGCAGAAACTTAAAGTAAAGAACATCTTAAGCAACTCGTTTGCTTTTGGTGGCAACAACATTAGCCTGATTTTTGGTGTAGTAAATGACTGA
- a CDS encoding hotdog family protein yields the protein MTELPSIEQLLPHDDPMILIDRAISIEALSIHCQVDIDDHNLFFDAESQTVPAYVGIEFMAQSVAAWSGYHALKNGTTPPIGFLLGSRRYKSLCDEFIQGQTLDIYAEQLMEDSGMAVFTARVEDQGELVAQCQLNVYVPTEQKLQEMKTRSPS from the coding sequence ATGACTGAACTCCCTTCTATAGAGCAACTTCTCCCACACGATGATCCGATGATTTTAATCGATCGTGCGATTAGCATAGAGGCGTTGTCGATCCACTGTCAGGTCGATATTGATGACCATAATCTGTTCTTTGACGCCGAATCTCAAACGGTACCAGCTTATGTTGGCATCGAATTTATGGCGCAGTCTGTCGCGGCATGGTCTGGATATCACGCACTTAAAAACGGTACCACTCCTCCAATCGGATTCTTACTCGGCTCTCGTCGTTATAAATCACTGTGTGATGAGTTTATTCAAGGTCAGACCCTTGATATCTACGCTGAACAGCTTATGGAAGACAGCGGTATGGCCGTGTTTACCGCCAGAGTCGAAGACCAAGGCGAGTTAGTGGCTCAATGCCAACTCAACGTCTACGTGCCAACCGAACAAAAATTACAAGAAATGAAAACTAGGAGCCCATCATGA
- a CDS encoding 3-ketoacyl-ACP reductase FabG2: MTRQVLVTGASKGIGKAIAIQLAKDGFEIAVHFMGDKQGAEDTLKSITELGGAGRLIQFDISNRSECREKLESDIAEHGAYYGVVNNAGITRDTAFPAMTEEEWDGVIHTNLDSFYNVLHPCVMPMVQKRKGGRIVTLASVSGIMGNRGQTNYAAAKAGVIGATKSLALELAKRKITVNCVAPGLIDTGMVDEHVKDHALPQVPLRRMGEPEEVAGLVSYLMSDIAGYVTRQVISVNGGLV, encoded by the coding sequence ATGACCCGTCAGGTTTTAGTCACCGGAGCCAGCAAAGGCATTGGTAAAGCGATCGCTATTCAACTCGCGAAAGACGGATTTGAAATCGCCGTTCATTTCATGGGTGACAAGCAAGGTGCTGAAGACACATTAAAGTCGATTACCGAATTGGGTGGCGCTGGACGTCTTATCCAATTTGATATCAGCAACCGCAGCGAGTGTCGCGAAAAACTTGAGTCTGATATTGCCGAGCATGGCGCTTACTATGGTGTTGTAAATAATGCCGGAATTACTCGTGATACAGCATTCCCAGCCATGACGGAAGAAGAGTGGGATGGCGTTATCCATACCAACCTCGACAGCTTCTACAACGTACTTCACCCGTGCGTGATGCCAATGGTTCAAAAACGCAAAGGCGGTCGAATCGTTACTCTGGCGTCGGTATCCGGCATCATGGGTAATCGCGGTCAAACCAACTATGCCGCAGCAAAAGCGGGCGTGATTGGCGCGACTAAGTCTCTGGCTTTAGAGCTAGCAAAACGTAAGATCACGGTAAACTGTGTCGCTCCAGGCTTAATTGATACCGGCATGGTTGATGAGCACGTGAAAGATCACGCGCTTCCTCAAGTACCACTGCGCCGTATGGGTGAACCAGAAGAAGTGGCAGGCCTAGTCAGTTACCTAATGTCAGATATTGCGGGCTATGTTACTCGCCAAGTGATTTCAGTGAATGGAGGCTTAGTATGA
- a CDS encoding beta-ketoacyl-ACP synthase — translation MTRRVVVTGMSGVTAFGNDWQHIEPKLKACKNATQYMPSFEQYDGLNTKLAAPIDDFQLPKHYKRKQVRGMGRVSRLATVASENALEQAGLIGHDILTNGETGIAYGSSTGSTDAVGAFGVMLNEKSTRAITATTYVQMMPHTAAVNVGLFFGLRGRVIPTSSACTSGSQAIGYAYEAIKHGYQTVMVAGGGEELCPTESAVFDTLFATSLKNDTPEKSPSPYDSERDGLVIGEGAGTLVLEEYEHAVDRGAKIYAEIIGFASNCDAAHVTQPQMETMQICMENALKDAQLPAEKIGYVSAHGTATEKGDIAESNATANIFGEVPISSLKSYFGHTLGACGAIEAWLSLEMMHSGWFNPTLNLENIDERCGKLDYITGSGRELDVEYLMSNNFAFGGINTSIIFKRIWA, via the coding sequence ATGACCCGCCGCGTTGTTGTAACAGGCATGTCTGGTGTTACTGCCTTTGGTAATGATTGGCAGCACATCGAACCAAAATTGAAAGCGTGTAAAAATGCGACTCAATATATGCCAAGCTTCGAGCAGTATGATGGCCTCAACACTAAACTCGCCGCGCCTATTGATGACTTCCAACTTCCTAAACACTATAAACGTAAGCAAGTACGTGGCATGGGTCGTGTATCTCGCCTAGCCACCGTTGCGTCAGAAAATGCACTAGAGCAAGCAGGGCTGATTGGTCACGACATCTTAACCAATGGCGAAACAGGTATTGCTTACGGTTCTTCCACTGGCAGTACTGATGCCGTTGGCGCGTTCGGTGTGATGCTGAATGAGAAATCGACACGAGCAATCACAGCAACCACCTATGTTCAAATGATGCCACACACCGCTGCGGTAAACGTAGGACTGTTCTTTGGCCTACGCGGCCGCGTGATTCCCACCAGCAGTGCCTGTACTTCAGGAAGCCAAGCAATTGGTTACGCCTATGAAGCAATCAAACACGGCTACCAAACCGTGATGGTTGCTGGTGGCGGTGAAGAGCTATGCCCAACTGAGTCTGCCGTTTTCGATACCCTTTTTGCTACCAGTCTAAAAAACGACACGCCAGAAAAATCCCCTAGCCCTTACGACAGCGAGCGTGATGGCTTAGTTATTGGTGAAGGTGCCGGCACGCTTGTTCTTGAAGAGTATGAACATGCCGTTGATCGTGGCGCAAAGATCTACGCTGAGATCATCGGTTTTGCCAGCAACTGCGATGCCGCTCATGTGACCCAACCTCAGATGGAAACCATGCAAATCTGTATGGAAAATGCACTGAAAGATGCGCAGCTTCCGGCAGAAAAAATCGGTTATGTTTCTGCGCACGGCACTGCGACTGAGAAAGGTGATATTGCAGAAAGTAATGCCACCGCGAACATTTTTGGCGAAGTGCCAATCAGCTCATTGAAAAGCTACTTTGGTCATACGCTTGGTGCGTGTGGGGCGATTGAAGCTTGGTTAAGCCTAGAAATGATGCATTCAGGTTGGTTCAACCCTACCTTAAACCTTGAGAATATCGACGAACGCTGCGGTAAGCTTGATTACATCACAGGTTCAGGTCGTGAATTGGATGTTGAATATCTGATGAGTAACAACTTTGCTTTTGGCGGAATCAACACTTCGATCATCTTCAAGAGAATTTGGGCTTAG
- the gltX gene encoding glutamate--tRNA ligase, whose product MTVKTRFAPSPTGYLHVGGARTALYSWLFAKNQGGEFVLRIEDTDLERNSQEAVDAILEGMQWMGMEWDEGPYYQSKRFDRYNEMVDKLLAEDKAFKCYASKETLDEIRAEQEENKEMARYDANHPKIVAANEAAKEGDACVIRFRNPKEGSVVFDDQIRGRIEIANSQLDDLIIRRTDGAPTYNFVVVVDDWDMGITHVVRGEDHINNTPRQINIYEALGAPVPTFAHCAMILGDDGAKLSKRHGAVSVMQYRDEGYLPNALNNYLVRLGWSHGDQEIFSQEEMIEFFSLKAISKSASAFNTDKLLWLNNHYIKTSEPEYVAKYLQWHLDAQKIDTTNGPAITEVIKLVGERCNTLIELAEQSRYFYEDFSEFEAGAAKKHLRGVAKGPLELALAKVEALEDFTTANIKDGVIAAVCEELEIGMGKIGMPLRVAVTGGGQSPSVDAVMELVGKERVIARIKMALEFIAEREANA is encoded by the coding sequence ATGACGGTTAAAACTCGTTTTGCTCCTAGCCCAACTGGCTATCTTCACGTTGGTGGTGCACGTACTGCACTTTACTCTTGGCTATTCGCTAAAAACCAAGGCGGTGAATTCGTTCTACGTATCGAAGACACAGACCTTGAGCGTAACTCTCAAGAAGCGGTTGATGCAATTCTAGAAGGCATGCAATGGATGGGTATGGAATGGGATGAAGGTCCTTACTACCAATCTAAGCGTTTTGACCGTTATAACGAAATGGTTGATAAGCTACTTGCTGAAGACAAAGCATTCAAATGTTATGCATCTAAAGAGACACTAGACGAAATTCGTGCAGAGCAAGAAGAAAACAAAGAAATGGCTCGTTACGATGCGAACCACCCTAAAATTGTTGCAGCAAACGAAGCAGCAAAAGAAGGCGATGCGTGCGTTATCCGTTTCCGTAATCCTAAAGAGGGTAGCGTCGTATTTGATGATCAAATCCGTGGTCGCATTGAAATCGCTAACAGCCAACTTGATGACCTAATCATTCGTCGTACAGACGGCGCTCCTACTTATAACTTCGTCGTGGTAGTGGATGACTGGGATATGGGGATTACACACGTTGTTCGTGGTGAAGACCACATCAACAACACACCTCGTCAAATCAACATCTATGAAGCACTAGGCGCGCCAGTTCCAACGTTCGCTCACTGTGCAATGATTCTAGGTGATGACGGTGCGAAACTTTCTAAGCGTCACGGTGCTGTATCTGTAATGCAATACCGCGACGAAGGTTACCTACCAAATGCGCTGAACAACTACCTAGTTCGTTTAGGTTGGTCTCACGGTGACCAAGAGATCTTCTCTCAAGAAGAGATGATTGAGTTCTTCAGCCTAAAAGCAATCAGCAAGTCTGCATCTGCATTCAACACTGACAAGCTACTTTGGTTGAACAACCACTACATTAAGACTTCTGAGCCTGAGTACGTTGCAAAATACCTGCAATGGCACCTAGACGCACAGAAGATCGATACAACAAACGGCCCAGCGATCACTGAAGTGATCAAGCTAGTTGGCGAGCGTTGTAACACACTTATCGAACTTGCTGAGCAATCTCGTTACTTCTACGAAGATTTCTCTGAGTTTGAAGCTGGCGCAGCTAAGAAGCACCTACGTGGTGTTGCTAAAGGTCCACTAGAGCTTGCTCTTGCTAAGGTTGAAGCTCTTGAAGATTTCACTACAGCAAACATCAAAGACGGTGTGATTGCTGCTGTATGTGAAGAGCTAGAGATCGGCATGGGTAAAATCGGTATGCCACTTCGCGTAGCAGTAACAGGCGGCGGTCAGTCTCCTTCTGTTGATGCAGTGATGGAGCTTGTTGGTAAAGAGCGCGTAATCGCTCGCATCAAGATGGCTCTTGAGTTCATCGCTGAGCGTGAAGCTAACGCATAA
- a CDS encoding DUF411 domain-containing protein: MIRKLMTLTALAAMSGQALATDVLNHKSPYCGCCTEWTEHMRDAGFDVTEKLHDDMNPIKHKLGVTPELASCHTAEIDGYVFEGHIPAEDVKAFLENPPRNAIGLAVPGMPMGSPGMEYGDKKDEYSVYAFNEKGQVFEYRHYDGNRE, encoded by the coding sequence ATGATTCGTAAATTAATGACTCTTACAGCACTTGCTGCAATGTCAGGACAGGCTTTGGCTACTGATGTTCTAAACCACAAATCTCCATACTGCGGCTGCTGCACAGAATGGACAGAGCATATGCGTGATGCCGGGTTCGATGTTACAGAGAAGCTCCACGATGACATGAACCCTATCAAGCATAAGCTAGGTGTAACGCCAGAGTTGGCTTCTTGCCATACGGCAGAGATCGACGGTTACGTATTTGAAGGGCACATTCCAGCAGAAGACGTGAAAGCCTTTTTAGAAAATCCACCACGCAATGCGATTGGCTTGGCAGTTCCAGGCATGCCAATGGGCTCGCCGGGCATGGAGTATGGCGATAAGAAAGACGAGTATTCTGTGTATGCGTTTAACGAGAAAGGTCAGGTGTTTGAATACCGTCACTACGATGGAAACAGAGAGTAG
- a CDS encoding ABC transporter ATP-binding protein, producing the protein MLVANKVNIKIDTLTLANNFSFTLEPGQVTAVLGPNGAGKSTLLKAIFGDVNMTSGSVSHYDDELDTKFLSSWRAKLGYMPQDIGLQVSLSVIEVVLMGRLDSLSLRIDDKLLGEGLQILNSIGMADLANRNVSSLSGGQRQMILFAQAIMRNPQIMLLDEPVSALDLHHQHVLLNHLVTQTRAKNYVSIMVLHDLNLAAQYADNLLVIKKGELVSVGSPKDILTTELVKEIYQVEAKVHHDEDGVPFIRTMKAS; encoded by the coding sequence ATGTTAGTCGCGAACAAAGTAAACATTAAAATTGACACATTGACGCTTGCTAATAACTTTAGCTTTACGCTGGAGCCTGGTCAGGTTACTGCTGTTTTAGGGCCAAATGGCGCTGGTAAAAGCACCTTACTTAAGGCCATTTTTGGTGATGTGAATATGACAAGTGGATCGGTTTCTCATTACGATGACGAACTCGATACTAAGTTTCTATCATCATGGCGCGCCAAGTTGGGTTACATGCCTCAAGATATTGGTTTACAAGTGAGTTTGAGTGTCATCGAAGTCGTGCTAATGGGGCGATTAGATAGCTTAAGTTTACGCATCGATGACAAGCTTCTTGGTGAAGGGTTACAGATACTCAACAGTATTGGCATGGCGGATTTGGCAAACCGTAATGTGAGCTCTCTCAGCGGCGGTCAACGCCAAATGATCCTTTTCGCTCAAGCGATTATGCGCAACCCTCAGATTATGCTGCTAGATGAACCTGTTAGTGCTTTAGACTTACATCATCAACATGTATTACTCAATCACCTTGTTACCCAAACTCGCGCGAAAAATTATGTGAGTATAATGGTATTGCATGATCTCAACCTTGCAGCTCAATATGCCGATAACCTATTAGTGATAAAAAAGGGTGAATTAGTTAGTGTTGGCTCACCAAAAGACATCTTAACGACAGAGTTAGTCAAAGAGATTTATCAAGTTGAAGCGAAAGTCCATCACGACGAAGACGGTGTCCCATTCATAAGAACCATGAAAGCCAGTTAG